GGACGGAGGGTGAGCGGCTGGCCCTCGCGCTCCACCTCGACGGTCCACTCCCCGGTCTCCTCCGAGTACGTCGCGGAGGTGGCGACGGTGGAGGACCAGTACGGCACCTCCATCGTGGTGACGTAGGACTCGAGCCAGTCGCCGATCTTGTCCTTGGGCGCGAAGACCGGCCAGTTGTCGGGGAACTTGAGGTAGGGCAGGTGGTCGTACCAGACCGGGTCGTGCAGGCACAGCGACTTGTAGCGGTTGCGCCACTGGTCGCCGGGGCGCGGGTGCTTGTCGATGACCAGGGCCGGTACGTCGAGCTGGCGCAGCCGGGAGCCGAGCGCGATGCCGCCCTGACCGCCGCCGACCACCAGCACGTACGGCTGGGTGGTCGAGCCCAGCGACTCCGCCTCCTCCTGGCGCCGCTCCTTCCAGGTCTGCCGGTCACGGTCCGCGCCGTGCTGGGCGCCCATCGGCCGCCTCGTGCCGCGCGGCTCCTCGTGGCCCTTGAGCTCCTGGAGCGAGGTGAGGAAGGTCCAGGCCCTGTCCCGGCCGTCCTCGCTGACCAGCCGGGCCAGCCCGACGCCGCGGCCGACCGCGGTGTCGAAGCGGAACCACGCGGTGACGACACCGTCCTCCTCGGTGGCCGACTCGGTGAGGGCGAAGCCGCTCGGGTCGGTGGCCTCGAGGGTCTGGGTGAGCAGGTCGGCGACGCCGCCGGGGTCCTCGACGGTCTTGAGGTTCCAGGTGAAGGAGACCAGGTCGCGCCAGAAGCTGGTCGCGGCGAACAGGCTGGACGCCCGGTCCACGTCGCGCGCACGGAGGGCGTCCTCGAAGGCCGCGAACCAGGCCGTGGCCCGGTCGTCGGCGGTGGTCGCGGCGCTGGGCCGCTCCTCGGTCTGGGTCATGGCGTCAGCAGACGCCTCCGGGGTCGGGCGAGGACAGGGTTGCATTGAGTTGCGACGTGGCCGGCGTCACACTGGGTCATGCCCTCCTTCGGCGCGGTCGCGCCGGGCACCGACCTGTCGCAGCACGCGCGCGAGCTGGTGCGCATCCACGACGCGGTGCTCTCCGGCGCGCGGCCACCGGAGCGGCCGCGGGCCCTGGTCGCCCGCTCCTGGGCCCGGGTCATGGGGCTGGGCCTGGCCGCCGACCGGGTCAACCAGCGCCGGCCGCTGCCCACCGCCGAGCTCGAGCGCCGCCGTCGTACGTCGCGGCTCTCGCTGGTCGTCGACGAGCTGCGCCGGGTCCTGACCAGCGTCGCGGACGCCTCGATGTTCCTGGTCGTGGTGACCGACGCCGACGGCGTGGTGCTGTGGCGCGAGGGCTCGGCGCGGGTGCAGCGGACCGCGGACCGGCTCGGCTTCCTCGAGGGCATGGACTGGACCGAGCAGGTCGTCGGCACCAACGCGATCGGCACCGCGCTGGCCGAGGCGGCGCCGGTGCAGCTGTTCTCGGCCGAGCACTTCGAGGCGCAGCAGCACCCGTGGTACTGCACGGCCGCGCCGGTCCACGACCCGCGCGACGGCACGCTGCTCGGCGTGGTCGACGTGAGCGGTCCCGCGCTGACCCTGCACCCGGCCATCGGCGCGCTCGTGGAGAGCGCCGTCCGGCTGGCCGAGGGCGCGCTGTGGCGCCAGCACCAGGAGGGGCTCGAGGCGCTGCGCCGCTCGACCGAGTCCGTGGTCAGCACGACGTCCGGGCCGCTGCTCGTCGTCGACGACCACGGGTGGGTGGCCCACCGCACCGGGGTCGCCGTCCGCGACCGGATCGACGTGCCCCAGGCCGACCGGCCCGTCGCGGTCCCCGGCCTCGGGCTCTGCCTGCCCGAGCGGCTCGGCGCCGGGTGGCTGGTGCGTCCGCACGACCGGGCCACCACCATCCACGCCACGCTGACCGGCACCGTGCTCGAGGTGCACGCCGACGGCGGCGCGTGGCGGGCGGTGCTGACCCCCCGGCACGCCCAGATCCTGCGACTGCTGGCCACGGGGCCGATGACCGCGGCCGTGCTCAGCACCCGGCTGTTCGGCGACGACGCCCACGTGGTCACCGCGCGGGCCGAGGTCTCGCGGCTGCGACGCGTGGTCGGGGCCCTGGTGGCGACCGGTCCCTACCGGCTCGCGGACGGGGTGCTGCTCACTCCTCGCTGAGCGGCGCCGCCGTGACCACGTCGTTCGCGGCCGCCCACTGGCCGAGGTCGCGGCGCTCGATGGCCGCCGCCATCAGGTCGGGGAAGAGGTCGGGGGTGCAGGCGAACGCCGGCACGCCGATGCCGGCCAGTGCGGCGGCGTGCTCCACGTCGTACGACGGCGCACCGGAGTCGCTCAGCGCCAGCAGCGCCACCATGGTCGCGCCGGAGCCCACGACCTCGGCCGCTCGCCGCAGCATCTCCTCGGCGATCCCGCCCTCGTAGAGGTCGCTGATGAGCACGAAGACGGTGTCGACCGGGTCGCGGACCAGCCCCTGGCAATAGGCGATGGCGCGGTTGATGTCGGTGCCGCCGCCGAGCTGGACGCCGAAGAGCACGTCGACCGGGTCGTCGACCTCGTCGGTGAGGTCGACGACCTCGGTGTCGAAGAGGACCAGGCTGGTCTCGACCGAGCGCAGGGAGGCCAGGACCGCCCCGAAGACGCTGGAGTAGACGACCGACTCCGCCATCGACCCGGACTGGTCGACGCAGAGGATGACGTGTCGCTCGACCCGCGTCGTGCGCCGGGCGTGGCCGACGAGCCGCTCGGGCACGACCGTGCGGTGCTCGGGCAGGTAGTGCTTGAGGTTGGCCGCGATGGTCCGGCCCCAGTCGATGTCGGCCGCGCGCGGTCGGCGGGTGCGTGCGGCGCGGTTGAGCGCACCGGTCACGGCCTGGACCGTCTCGGCCCGCAGCCGCTCCTCGAGCTGGTCGGTGACCGTGCGGACGACGGCACGAGCGGTGGCGCGGCTGGCCTCGGGGATGGCGTGGTTGAGCCCGACCAGCGTGGTGACCATGCCGATGTCGGGCTGGACCGCCTCCATCAGCTCGGGCTCGAGCAGCAGCTGGTGCAGCCCGAGCCGGTCCATGGCGTCGGCCTGCATGACCTGGACCACCGAGGACGGGAAGTAGGTGCGGATGTCGCCCAGCCACCGCGCCACCCGCGGCGCGCTCGTGCCCATGCCGCCGCGCCGGTCGCCGTCGTAGAGCTCCGACAGCGCGCGGTCGCGCTCGAGGTCCTCGGCCTCGAGCCCGCCGCCGACGCCGGTGCCGTCGGCGTCCTCACCGCCCAGCACCAGCCGCCAGCGGGTGAGCCGGTCCCGGTCCTCAGCCACGGGTCAGTCCGATCAGCTCGGCCACCCGGCGTACGGCGGGCAGCGCGCGCTCGACGTCCCACTCGGCCGCTGCGGTGAGCGGCGCGGGGCCGCCCTCGCCGAGCTGGCGCAGGCGGGTGCCGAGCCGGCGCCGCTCGGCCACCGCGAAGCGCGCGAAGGTCCGGCGCAGCAGCGGGAGCAGGTCCTCGAAGGAGTCCTCGGCCACCGTGGTCACCCACTCGTCCACGATCCGCAGCAGCTCCGGATCGTGCAGCAGCAGCACCGCGTCGCCCTCGAGGAAGCCGTCCAGCCACGCGGCGCCGGCGATCGGCGTGGTGCCGACCGAGAGCCGCCGGCTCAGCCGCGCCGCCGCGTCCTCGGACGTGAGCACGCCGAGGTCGAGCAGGATCCGGTTCACCCGGCCGGAGACCAGGCCGTGCACGCCGTCGTCGGCGGCCACCGCGACCAGCGCCTCGCGCCAGACCGGTGGCTCGTCCTGGACCAGGCTGATGCCGCGCTGGGCCGCGTCGACGGCCGCCCGCATCCGGGTGGCCGCGTCGTCGTCCAGCGAGGCGCAGCCCGGCCGCAGGTCGACCGACGCGCGGGCCACGACCGTGTCGAGGACCTCGGCGACCCGGCCGGTGTCGGCGTCGCGCACGTCGCCGTACCTCCGCGTCCGCGCCAGTGGCTCGATGGCCTCGAGGAGCCCGACCACGTCCTGCTGGCGGGCCGTCGCGGCGGCGAGCGCGGTGACCACCTCGTCCAGGGCCTCGGGCAGGTCGGCCAGGAAGCACTGCTCGACGAGCGCGCCGAGGGCGTCGAGGTCGGCGGCGTCGCGGGCCCTCTCCGAGACCAGCGCGGTGGTCGCCGACACGACGGTGGTGCCGTGGAGCCCGGCCTCGACCAGCGACACCGCGAACTCCGGGCGCCACTCCAGCTGCCAGCCCTCCTTGAACGTCCCGGTGGTGCGGCCGGCGTCGGCCGGCGTGCCCCACGGCACGCCGAGCAGCCGCAGCCGGTGCAGCAGCACCGAGCGGTCGCGCTGGCTCTCCTTGCGCAGGTCGAGCACCACGGTGGTCGGCGTCGGGGACGGCTTGAGCCGGAGCGAGCGCTGGAGCCGGTCCAGGTCGCGGGCCAGCGGGATCATCGGCGTCTCGTCGGGAACCGAGCCGAGCTGCTCGCCGACCACCAGCCGGCGGTCGATGAGGGCCAGCGGCACGTCGGAGCCCTCGCAGAGCACCGACCGGGTGGCGTCGGTCAGCTCGCTCAGCCCGACCGACGGGCGGCCGCGGACGGCGGCCAGGGCCTCGGCCAGCCGGACCGCCTCGACCACCGTGGCCGGTGCCGCGGGCAGCCCCTCGTCGCGCAACGCGCGGGCCACCCTGGTCAGCCAGGACGGCACGACGGCGGCTGGGTCCTGCTCCCAGGTGACGAAGAGGTGCTGGTACCAGCCCGGCGAGGTGACGCCGGCGCCGTACCCGCTCGCCGTGGCCAGCCGGTCGGCCGTCCACGGTGCCCAGGTCACCGCGACCTTGGTGCGCGGCAGCCTGGTCAGCATCCGGTTGTCGTGGGTGGCCGGCGGGAACGCGTCGGGGTGCAGCACCGGGGCGTGGTAGGCGCCGCACACCACCGCGATCCGGGCGAACCCCTCCTTGAGCGAGGCCCGCAGCACCCGGCGCATCGCAGCCTCGCGGCGCTGGTTCTCGGTGTCGTCGTCGTCGCCGGCGCGGACCTCGGCCATCGCCTCGCGGATCATCGCGAACTGCTCGAGCGTCGAGCTGTCGCGGTGCTCGACCGCGTCCTCCCACCAGCGCTCGGGGTCGTCGTAGCCGGCCACCCGGGCCAGCGTGGCGATGGCGTCGGACCCTCGCCCCTCCGCGCGGTCGTGCTCGGCGAGCGAGTGCGCGGCGGGCAGGTCCGCGAACCGCACCGGTACGCCGCGCGCGAGGGCCCAGCGCAGGGCCACCCACTCCGGCGAGAAGACGGCCAGCGGGTAGAAGGCCGCGCGGCGGGGCGCGTCGACGGCGTACACCAGCCCGGCCACCGGCGGGACCAGGTCGGGGTGGCCGGCCAGCGGCAGCAGCGCGTCGAGCTCGGGCGCGCCCTCGATGACGACCAGGTCGGGCTCGAGCTCCGCGAGCGCGCCGGCCACGGACCGGGCCGAGCCCGGTCCGTGGTGGCGCACGCCGAGGACCTCGAGGTCGGTCACTGCTCACCCACGGTCAGCCGATCTCCCGGCAGGCGCGGTAGAGGTCGGTCCACTCCGCGCGGTCCTTGACCACGGTCTCGAGGTACTCCTGCCACACGATCCGGTCCTGGACCGGGTCCTTGACCACCGCGCCGGTCAGGGAGGCGGCCACGTCGGCCGCCCGCAGCACGCCGTCGCCGAAGTGGGCCGCGAGGGCGACGCCGTTGGTCATCACCGAGATGGCCTCGGCGGTCGACAGCGTCGCGCTCGGCGACTTGAGCTGGGTGCGCTGGTCGGCGGTCCGGCCCGAGCGCAGCTCGCGGAAGATCGTCACCACCCGCTCGATCTCCGACAGCGCCTCGACGTCGGCGGGCAGCTGGAGCGAGCGCCCGATCGCGGCGACGCGGGTGCGCACGATCTCGACCTCCTGGTCGAGGGTGTCCGGCAGCGGCAGCACCAGCGTGTTGAACCGGCGGCGCAGCGCCGAGGAGAGGTCGTTGACGCCCTTGTCGCGGTTGTTGGCCGTGGCGATGACGTTGAACCCCTGGAGCGCCTGCACCTCGTCGTCGAGCTCGGGGATCGGCAGCGCCTTCTCGGACAGGATCGAGATGAGCGCGTCCTGGACGTCGGCGGGGATGCGGGTCAGCTCCTCGATCCGCACCACCGCACCGGCCTGCATCCCCCGCATCACCGGGCTCGGGACCAGCGCGTCGCGGCTCGGCCCCTCGGCCAACAGCCGGGCGTAGTTCCAGCCGTAGCGCAGCGACTCCTCCGGCGTGCCCGCGGTGCCCTGGACCACGAGCGTGGAGTCGCCGGACACCGCGGCGGCCAGGTGCTCGCTCACCCAGGTCTTGGCCGTGCCGGGCACGCCCAGGAGCAGCAGCGCACGGTCGGTGGCCAGGCTGGCCACGGCGACCTCGATGAGCCGGCGCGCGCCGAGGTACTTCGGCGTGATGGTGGTGCCGTCGGGGAGCTCGCCGCCGAGGAGGTACGTCGAGACGGCCCACGGCGACAGCCGCCACCGCGGCGGCCGGGGCCGGTCGTCGGCCGCCGCGAGCGCGGCCAGCTCGGCGGCGTACTCGTCCTCGGCGTGGGCGCGGAGCAGATCCGTGGGCAGGTCGGGCGTGACGGTCATCGGAAGGCCTCCGGGATCTCGGTGACGAGGGTGAGGTACTGGATCACGCGGCTGACCCGGTCGCGGGCGCCGGGGTCGTCGAGCGTGCGGGCCCACGCCTCGAGGGCCGGGCGGGCGAGCGGGTCGAGCCCGGTGGCCAGGCGGGTGCCGAGCTGGCCCAGGAGGAGCGCCGGCTGCCGGTCCGAGCCGAGCCGCTGGAGCACCGCACGGCTGAAGACGGGCCCCCACGGCGCGGGGACCGCGTTGACCACCACGACGACCTGCTGCGGCGACGTCGCCCGGGCCAGCTGGCTCGCCGCGACCGCGTCGCGCTGCTCGGGCGGGACGAGCGCGACCAGGTCGGGGTGCCAGACGTCCTCGACCAGGGCGGCCGCCCAGGTGGTGTCGCGGCGGGCCAGCACGGCCTCGGCGATGCCGACCTTGGCGTCCTGGCTGGCCAGCCGGCGCCACGCGCTCGGCTCGCCCCAGACGTCGAGGGGCGCGCCGGCGGCCAGCCGCTGGAGCCACCAGCCCCGGACCGAGCCGACGCGCTTGGGTCGGACCAGCCCGTCGCGCACGCCCGCGGGATCGGGATCACCCGGCAGCTCGACGTCGACGGTCCTGCGGAGCAGGCCGCCGCTCGTGATGAGCGGCCGCAGGCGCGCGGCCATCCGCGCGGCCCGCGCCGAGCCGGGCAGCGCGTCGAGCAGGCCCGCGGCGAGCTCGCGGACCCGCGCGGACCGGTCGTCGAGCGCGCGCTCCAGGAGCGGCTCGTCCTCGGGAGCGACGACCGGCCGGAGCCGGTCGAGCAGCTCGGCCCGGCCGCCGGCGGTGGCCCGGTCCCAGGTCTCGGCCAGGAGCGCGCGGACGTCACCGCCGTCGGCCACCGGCTGCTCCTCCTCGGGCAGCCACGCCCAGACCGGGTTGGCCGCGGCCAGCCAGGCGCCGCGCTGGTCGGCCACGCGGCGGGTGCCGGGGCGGAGGTCGGTCCGGCCGCTGGCCAGGTCGAGCAGCTCGGGCAGCAGGTGGTGCGGCAGGCGGGCGCCGGCCACGTCGGCCGCCTCCAGCCACCGCCGGACCAGCTCGGGGGCCAGGTGCGGCCCGACCGGCGACTGGCGGACCAACAGCTCGAGCAGCTGCACCGCGCGGGCGGGTGCCGCAGGCCGGTCGTCGGGCGCGGCCGGGTCGACGGCCTCCGGCTCCCCCGGTCGCACGCCGGCGCGGCGCAGCGCGCTGCCCAGGGCGGCGGCGTCGAGCAGCGCGACCTCACGGGGCGCGTCGGGACGACCCGCTCCGAGCGCGGCGGGCAGGGCCGGGACCGGGCGGCGCGCCGTGCCGATGAGCGCCGCGGCGGACACCTCCTCCCACCACGAGCCCACCCCCTCGACGCGCTCGCTCACACCGCCACCAGCCCGGTGTCGGTGCCCACGCTCAGCACCCGGAAGCCGGTCCGCTCCAGCTCGCCGACCAGCGTGGTGGGCCGGCCGCCGGTCAGGGCCAGCGCGGCCCACGGGGTCGCGTCGGCCAGCAGCGGGACGGCGGCACCGGCGGCGTCCACGACCTGGCCCGGCAGCACGGCGGCCTCGAGCACGACGGGCACCCGCCCGCCCCACGCGTTGTCGGCTACGGTCGCGGCCAGGGCGTCCAGCCCGTCGGCGAGGCTGCCGCCGGCCGGCAGCGCGGCCGGCGTCTCCCGGACCACCGGCTCGTCCACGACCAGCGCGCGCCGCGGGCGGCTGCCGGGGTAGAGCGCGAGCGTGGCCTCCAGCGTCGAGCCCGCGAGGTGGGCGATGGGCAGCGGGTTGCCGCCGGCCGCGAAGTCCAGCAGCTGCACGACCTCGCCGCTCGCCTCGCCGCGCAGCCAGGTGCGCTGCTGGAGCAGGCGTCCGTCGTCGGTGCGGTGCGCGCCGAGCACCAGCCAGGCGTCCGTCAGCGTCTCGCCGGCCCGGACGTCCTCGGAGGCCTGCGGCCAACCGACGTACGCGCGGAGGTCGGCGCGGGTGCGCTCGTCGAGGTCGTCCCACCGCTCCCAGGAGCGGACCGCCGACCACCAGCGCCCCAGCTCGCTGAGCAGGTGGTCGGCCCAGTCCTCGCGCCGGCTCACCTCCGAGCCCATGGTCCGGACCCGGTCGGCCAGCCCGGGCAGCTGCGCGTCGACCAGCCGGGCCGCGGCGGAGTCCCACCAGCCCCACGGCTGGCGTCGCGCCTGGACCGTTCCGCTGCGCACCAGGTCGGCCAGCCAGAGCGAGAAGTCACCGATCCCGGCGCTCATCAGTGCGAACCGCTCGGCCTGCCGCCTCGCCCGCGCCTCGGGGTCGACGGGCTTGGTGGTCCGCGCCGGCCGCTCGGCCGCGGGCTCGGCGAAGGGCGGCGGGTCGCCGGCGCCGATCTCACCGTGCCCGGACACCCAGCGCAGCAGCAGGGCCAGCGCGTGCTTGCACGGGAACTTCCGGCTCGGGCAGCTGCAGCGGTACGCCGGCCCGGTGAGGTCGATGCTGACCTGGTAGGGCTGCCGGCCGGAGCCCTGGCACTTGCCCCACACCAGGGTCTCGCTGCTGCCGGTGTCCGACCACGGCCCCGGCACGGCCAGCCGGTGGGCAGCCTTGAGCGAGGCCGCGTCGGGCGCGGCCTTCTCGACCGACGCGAGGTTCCACCGGGGCATGGTCGCTCCATCATCCTCGACCGCTCCGACAGCGGGCGCCCACCGCCGGGGTGCTTCTGCCACCATGCCGTCGTGGGCACGGGGGCGCTGGTGGTCTTCGTCGTCGCGGTCTCGCTCGAGGGTGCGGCGTGCGTGGTCCTGACCGTGCTGTGGCTGCGGGGCCGACGACGTCAGCGCGTGCTCGAGGGCGACCTGGCCACGGCCCTGGAGGGCACCGGCCGCAGGCCGCGCCCGCGCCGACTGGTCCCGACGCCGGACGAGGCGGTCAAGGCGGTCTGGGAGACCGTGGACCGGGTCCGCGAGCAGGGACTCGGCGGCGCGCTCCGCAGCTCGATCGACGACCTGGCCGGCTGGGCCCAGGTCGAGCGCCCGGCGCTGGTGCAGCTGGCCGGCCCCGACGGCAGCGTGGCGATCCTGTTCTCCGACATCGAGGGCTCGACCGAGCTCAACGAGCGGCTCGGCGACCGGGAGTGGGTGCGCCTGCTGGCCCGGCACGACGCGGCCGTGCGCTCGGCGATCGAGCGGTTCGACGGCCACGTGGTCAAGACCCAGGGCGACGGCTTCATGGCCGCGTTCGCCGCTCCCGAGCAGGCCGTGCGCAGCGCCGTCGCCGTGCAGCGCGCCTTCGAGCGCGGCCGGACCAAGGGCCCGAACCCCGTGCTCGTCCGCATCGGCATCCACCACGGCGACGTGGTGCACCGCGACAACGACATCTTCGGCCGCAACGTCGCCCACGCCGCCCGCGTCGCCGCCCTGGCCGACGGCGGCGAGATCCTCCTCAGCGGCGCCGTCGCCGACGCCGTGGCCGACTGTGACGACCTCCCGCTCGCCGAGCCCCGCGAGGTCCGGCTCAAGGGGCTGACCGGGGAGCACCAGGTGGTCGCCGTCGAGTGGTCGCGACCCTGACGCCTCGCCGTCCGTTTCCCGCCAGCACCGGCAGGGGCCGTGGGACCACCCTGACGACCATGACCTACCGCATCACCGGGGCCGACCCGGACGCCCTTGCCGACCTCCTGCACCGCTGCGTCGACCACGCCGGCAACCGGGTGGCGCCGTTCGAGGACGACGATGGCGGCTGGGCCCTGCGCTGCTGCCTCACCGACTCGGTCCCGGGCGACCAGATCGCGGTCGTGGCGTTCTCGCCGTTCCCCTGGCGCAGTGCGTACGCCGAGACCGGGCCGGTCGTCGTGCACGTCGCGGGCTGCCCCGGCCCACCGGACGGCACGCTGCCGCCGCAGTTCCACGAGCGTCGCCAGGTGCTGCGCGTCTACGGTCACGACCGCCGGCAGGCCTACGACCTGCACCGCGTGGTCGAGCCGGGCGGGCTCGCCGAAGCGCTCGAGGCGCTGGTCGCCGACGAACGGGTCGAGTGCGTGCACGCCCGCAACGTGGTCGCGGGCTGCTGGAGCTTCGCCGCCACCGCGGCGTAGCCCCGAGCCTCAGTCCAGCACGCCCGGTGCGGCGTCCTCGTCGTCGACCCAGTCCTTGCCGTCGTCGAACAGGTCGCGCTCCTCGCCGCGGCGCTCGTCGTCCTTTCGACCGCGACCGCGACCCGCACCGGCGCCAGCGCCAGCGCCGCGCGCGCCGGCCGCGCCCCGAGCGCCTCGCCCGGCCGCGCTCCCGCGACCGCCACGACCCGTGCCGCGACCGGAGCCGCGTCCGCCGGTGCCACGACCGCCGGTGCCGCCGGCACCGGCCCCGCGCGCGCCGCCGCCCGCGCCGCCACCGCGGCCCAGGACCGAGCCGGCACCCGCGCCGCGCGCACCGGTGCTGCCGATGCCGCGCACGCCGGCCGCGGAGATCCCGCGTCCACCGGCCGAGCCGGGCACGAGCCCACCCAGGCCGGGCTGCAGCCCACCGGTGAGACCACCGGCCAGGCCGGCCGCGGCCGCGCCGCCGAGCGCGCCGCCGGCAGCGGCACCGAGGCCACCCACGGCCCCGGCCCCTCCGCCGGGCGCGGAGACACCCGGGTTGGCGATGGTCGGGGTAGGCGAGAGCGGACCACCGGGGCCGGCCGGCGTGCCGTACGGCGGGTGGCCGGTCGGCGGCGTCGACGGGTCGACCGGGGGCTGCGTCGGGTTGGGCAGCGTCGGGTTCGGCGGCTGCGGAGGCTGGGGCGGCTGGGGCGGGACCGGCGGCTCCGGCGGGATCGGGGGCACGGGCGGCTGCGGCTTCGGCGGCTTGGGCGGGTGCGGCTCGCCCGGGTTGCCGCCGGGACCGGTCGGGCCCACCGGGGGCTGGGTGCCCGTGGGCGTGCTCGGCGTGCCGGGGTTGGTCGGCGGCGGCGGGGGCGGCGGCTCGCCGTGGATGCTCTGGAAGACCTCGGCCCGCTTCTGGTGGTGGTTGTCCAGGGTCGTGATGGCGTGGTCCGCCGCGGTCTCGCTGTCGGCGTAGTGGTCCCAGAACAACTTGTTGTCGGTCTGGAACTTGCTCTGCGCCTTGGCGTCACCGAGGTCCGAGGGCTGGGTCGGCGGCTGCTTGTCGGCGTGCTTGTCGAGCTCGGCGACCTGCTTCTTGGCGTGGCGCAGGTCCTCGGCGGCGTGGGTGAACGCCTCCGAGCCCTGCTTCATCTGCTCCGAGCGCTTCTGCATCTTTTGCGCCGAGTGCGTGAACGCCTTGGACGCGGCCGAGGCCGCCTCACCGCTGAACCGGTCGTCGCTGCCGAAGGAGTGCCCCTTCGTGGCCACCTGCTCGGCGATCTTGCTGAGCAGGTCGGCGCCCTTCTTCCACTCGGTGCTGGCGTCGTCCAGGTCCTCGGGGCGCGAGTGCTGCACGTACGCCTTGAGCTGCTGGGCCTTGGGTCCGAGCACGTCAGCTCCCTCCTCCGTGGCCACCGTGTCCGTGGCTGTGCGGGTGTGCGGCCGCGAAGGAGACCGGGATCATCGAGTCGGCCTTCTTGGTCTGGGCGATGAAGTCCGCCTCGGCCGCGTCGTCGGTGTCCTTCGCGTCGACGTACAGCTGGTGGATGATCTGCCCGTAGCCGTCGAGACCGCTCGCCATGTCCTTGAGCGCCTCGACCACGTGCGCACGGGCCTTGCCGGCGTCGCTGGCCAGCTGGACGCTCCCAGGAGTGCCACCGAACGCGGTGTGCGAGACGGTGTTGGGCTTCTGGTCGGTGAGCTGGTCCGCGCTGTCGGTCAGGAACGACTTCAGCTGCGCAGCCAGGCTCTCGGAGATGCCGAACTCGACGAGGCGGTCCACCATCGCCGCGATGTCGCCGAACAAGTTGGCCATTGCTGTGTGCTCCCGAGAGGTGTGCGAAGTGCCGGGCAAAGACTCTGCTACCCGGCCTCCGCGGACGCAAAACCCGAGAGGCCGTGCAACCAGGAGGTGGTCAGGACCGTCGGGTTACGGTGAGGACGCGTTCGCGGTCCCAGGCTGACCGCTGTGCCCGCGTGTGACAGGAGGGACCCGTGATCCAGACGGTACGACGCCTCGCCGGGCCCGCCCTGGTGGCCACCCTGGCCCTGGGCGCGGCGGCCTGCGGGGGCGGCTCCGACGACTCGGCCAACACGGGCGCCAGCACCGGCGCAAGTGCCGACCCCACGCCCTCCGCCACCGGCAGCAGCGAGCCCGCCTCCTCGCCTCCGACCACCCCCTCGGAGACCGTGGCCGCTGCCGCCGGTCCCGAGCTCGCCCAGACCGTCGTGGCCGTGAAAGCCCCCACCGGCTGGGAGCCCGACTCGGCCCCCGCCGAGTTCTCCTCCGCGGCGCGCGGGCCGGGGCGCAGCGACTCGCTGCTGCTCATCGACAACGCGAGCCTGGCCGGGCCCGATGCCACCATCGACGACCTCTACGCGTCCTTCGTGTCGCTGAACAAGGGCGACAAGAGGCTCACCTACGAGCGGCTGCCGGACCTCGACCTGCAGGGCACGCCCGCGTCGTACGTCCACTCCACCCGCAAGGGCACCAAGTCCGAGGACTACGTCGTCACGGCGGTGCGCAGCGGTCGCGTCGTCTCCCTCACCTTCACCCTGGACCCGGGCACGTTGGCGCAGGACCCGCAGCTGGTCGAGTCGGTCCTGGCCACCCTGCGCTGGCTGGGCTGACCGCTCAGCGGGCCGGGCGGTCGTCGACGATCCGGCGCATCTTGCCCACCGAGCGCTCGATGCCGTCGGGGTCGACGACCCGGACCGCGACGGAGACGCCGATGGTGGCCTTGACCAGCCGTTCGAGCTCGGCGCCGGCCGCCACCCCGTCGTCGTACGACGCGTCGGTGCGACGCTCCACGCGGACCGTCATCTCGTCCAGGGTGCCGGGCCGGGTCAGCACGCACTGGAAGTGCGGCGAGAGCGCGGGCAGGGTGAGCAGCAGCTCCTCGACCTGGGTCGGGAACAGGTTCACGCCGCGCAGGATGATCATGTCGTCGGTGCGGCCGGTGACCTTCTCCATGCGGCGCATCGTGCGGGCCGTGCCCGGCAGCAGCCGGGTGAGGTCGCGGGTGCGGTAGCGGATGACCGGCATGGCCTGCTTGGTCAGCGACGTGAAGACCAGCTCGCCGCGCTCGCCGTCCGGGAGCACCGCGCCGCTCACCGGGTCGATGACCTCGGGGTAGAAGTGGTCCTCCCACACGTGCAGCCCGTCCTTGGTCTCCACGCACTCCTGGGCCACGCCCGGCCCCATCACCTCCGACAGCCCGTAGATGTCGACGGCGTCGATGCCCA
This genomic window from Nocardioides anomalus contains:
- a CDS encoding GAF domain-containing protein, with amino-acid sequence MPSFGAVAPGTDLSQHARELVRIHDAVLSGARPPERPRALVARSWARVMGLGLAADRVNQRRPLPTAELERRRRTSRLSLVVDELRRVLTSVADASMFLVVVTDADGVVLWREGSARVQRTADRLGFLEGMDWTEQVVGTNAIGTALAEAAPVQLFSAEHFEAQQHPWYCTAAPVHDPRDGTLLGVVDVSGPALTLHPAIGALVESAVRLAEGALWRQHQEGLEALRRSTESVVSTTSGPLLVVDDHGWVAHRTGVAVRDRIDVPQADRPVAVPGLGLCLPERLGAGWLVRPHDRATTIHATLTGTVLEVHADGGAWRAVLTPRHAQILRLLATGPMTAAVLSTRLFGDDAHVVTARAEVSRLRRVVGALVATGPYRLADGVLLTPR
- a CDS encoding ATP-binding protein translates to MTVTPDLPTDLLRAHAEDEYAAELAALAAADDRPRPPRWRLSPWAVSTYLLGGELPDGTTITPKYLGARRLIEVAVASLATDRALLLLGVPGTAKTWVSEHLAAAVSGDSTLVVQGTAGTPEESLRYGWNYARLLAEGPSRDALVPSPVMRGMQAGAVVRIEELTRIPADVQDALISILSEKALPIPELDDEVQALQGFNVIATANNRDKGVNDLSSALRRRFNTLVLPLPDTLDQEVEIVRTRVAAIGRSLQLPADVEALSEIERVVTIFRELRSGRTADQRTQLKSPSATLSTAEAISVMTNGVALAAHFGDGVLRAADVAASLTGAVVKDPVQDRIVWQEYLETVVKDRAEWTDLYRACREIG
- a CDS encoding DUF5682 family protein encodes the protein MTDLEVLGVRHHGPGSARSVAGALAELEPDLVVIEGAPELDALLPLAGHPDLVPPVAGLVYAVDAPRRAAFYPLAVFSPEWVALRWALARGVPVRFADLPAAHSLAEHDRAEGRGSDAIATLARVAGYDDPERWWEDAVEHRDSSTLEQFAMIREAMAEVRAGDDDDTENQRREAAMRRVLRASLKEGFARIAVVCGAYHAPVLHPDAFPPATHDNRMLTRLPRTKVAVTWAPWTADRLATASGYGAGVTSPGWYQHLFVTWEQDPAAVVPSWLTRVARALRDEGLPAAPATVVEAVRLAEALAAVRGRPSVGLSELTDATRSVLCEGSDVPLALIDRRLVVGEQLGSVPDETPMIPLARDLDRLQRSLRLKPSPTPTTVVLDLRKESQRDRSVLLHRLRLLGVPWGTPADAGRTTGTFKEGWQLEWRPEFAVSLVEAGLHGTTVVSATTALVSERARDAADLDALGALVEQCFLADLPEALDEVVTALAAATARQQDVVGLLEAIEPLARTRRYGDVRDADTGRVAEVLDTVVARASVDLRPGCASLDDDAATRMRAAVDAAQRGISLVQDEPPVWREALVAVAADDGVHGLVSGRVNRILLDLGVLTSEDAAARLSRRLSVGTTPIAGAAWLDGFLEGDAVLLLHDPELLRIVDEWVTTVAEDSFEDLLPLLRRTFARFAVAERRRLGTRLRQLGEGGPAPLTAAAEWDVERALPAVRRVAELIGLTRG
- a CDS encoding vWA domain-containing protein; translated protein: MAEDRDRLTRWRLVLGGEDADGTGVGGGLEAEDLERDRALSELYDGDRRGGMGTSAPRVARWLGDIRTYFPSSVVQVMQADAMDRLGLHQLLLEPELMEAVQPDIGMVTTLVGLNHAIPEASRATARAVVRTVTDQLEERLRAETVQAVTGALNRAARTRRPRAADIDWGRTIAANLKHYLPEHRTVVPERLVGHARRTTRVERHVILCVDQSGSMAESVVYSSVFGAVLASLRSVETSLVLFDTEVVDLTDEVDDPVDVLFGVQLGGGTDINRAIAYCQGLVRDPVDTVFVLISDLYEGGIAEEMLRRAAEVVGSGATMVALLALSDSGAPSYDVEHAAALAGIGVPAFACTPDLFPDLMAAAIERRDLGQWAAANDVVTAAPLSEE